TAGTAATTTTCGCATAAAAACCCCCCTTTACTTGCTGAATTATAACATATCCGCCCATTAAATATTTAGTCACTGTGAGGATCTAAGTAGGAATTTTTCAACTCATCCTTTATGCTAAAGTATTACCCTTTTTTCACTACAACTTACTGTTTTTAACTATTTTTGATATAAAATAAAAGGGTATTCGTCAACTGATATGGATATTCCTACAAACACTTCCTACAAACACTTCCTACAATAGAATTGATCTGAGACCCGTCAAGTGAACAACTAAATAATTAAAATTCTAGGCAGCCTGATTCCGGTATTCTTCTGGAGTCAGGCTGTTTAGTTTTATTTGGTAACGTTGGGTATTGTAGAACTTGATATAGTTTTCGATCATTTCTACAAGTTCTCCATATGTTTCACATTTTAGCCAATAATAACATTCTGTCTTGAAATGACTCCAAAAACTTTCCATTGGTGCGTTATCGATACATTTCCCCACTCGAGACATACTTCTTGTAACACCATGCCTTGAGGTCAACCGAAGATATTCCTTTGAAGTATATTGAAATCCACGATCACTGTGAAGAAGTAGATTAGCTTCATTTAAATGCGTGAATGCTTTTTCTAAAGTCTTCATGACAAGCCGATTATCATTTCTTTTACTAATTTCAAAACTTATGATAGATCCATCGTATAGATCTTTGATCGCACTTAAATAAGCTTTTTGTCCTAAGCCATATTCTAAATAAGTGACATCAGTCACCCACTTTTGATTAGGTCTAGTAGCGGAAAAATCACGACCTAAAGTATTTTCTTCGTAGTTTAAATGTTCTGAACGAGTACAACCTCGGCGTTTGCGACGAATTACTGAATATAAACCAAGGACTCTCATTAAGCGACGAATACGTTTGAAGTTATATTGTTTTTGATACTTTCGATTGATAAGAAGAGTCATTCTTCTAGAACCGTAAATTCCATTTAAAGCATGAAATTCTTTTTTTATGATCTCACTTAACCATTCATTTTCCAAAGTACATTGTGATTTTGGAGCAGTTAAATAACGATAATACCCTGAGCGCGATACATTTAAGATCGCACAAAGGATCCAGAGTTCAATTTGTGGAAACTCTTTAAGAACTTCCTGAATAGCTTTAAAACGCAGATTTTTAGGTATAAAGCTTATCTCCTCCTTTCGAGTTCGTCCAATTTTTTTAAAACGATATTTTCTGCTTCTAGATATTTATTACGTTCTTTCAAACGTAGGATCTCAAGCTTGAGACGCTCAGTTTCAGAAAGAGTCTTATAATCACGATCTTTAACTGTTTTACCACGATTATCGTATAATGCCTTTTCGCCATCTACTTCAAACTTTTTGACCCAATTATAGACTTGGGAATAAGAAACATTATATTTATCGATCGCTTTGTGATAATTCTTATTATTAGCAAGTGTATACTGAACTATTTCGAGCCGTTCCTTAAAAGTAGTTTTACGTCCATGTTTCATTCTATTACGACCTCCAATGGTAGCTTTAAAGCCTTTTCCATTAGTATACAAGTTGATCCATTTACGTAAAACCGAAACACTCGAAATATTGTATTTATCACAAATTTTCTTTGGTGAACGTCCATTTTCTAAATATTCTAGAACCGCAGTTGTTTTTAATTCAACTGAATATTCTTTCCAGGTTCTAGACTCTTTTAAGCCATCTAAACCGCCAGCTTTGTATTTTCTGATCCAATTATCAAATGTATTTTTAGAAATGGTATATTTCCGGCAGATAAAGTACTTACTATATTGTCCACTAAGATACTCGGAGACTGCCTGGTATCTTTCTTCAAGTGTATGTTTAGTAGTTCTTCTAGACATAAAAAATCCCCCTAGAGTGATCACAGAATCTTTATTATTTCCGTGTCCACTCTAGGGGAATCATATCAAATTGTGGGGAGTGTTTTTTTACGCAAATATACAATCAATTCGTAAAAAGAAAAATTGTTGATTAGCAAAACCGTAACAACTTCGTTTTAAGAGTTTGATCTTTCGATTGATACCCTCCAAAGGACCATTGGAATATTTTGAAGTTACGCTATTTATTAGATAGCTGCGATTTTTACGGAAAGTACGAATAGTCGTATCCATCTCTGTATTGGTGCGCTCATAACTATCGAGAACCTCATTCAAAGTAGTAATGTCTTTATTCTTCAAAGCTAAGGTAATATCTTGGTAAGTCTGATAAACTATTTTGAATTCAGAAAATTTATTGATGATCAAGTCGATCGCATTCTGTTGAGTCATATATTCATTGATTCCCCTAAGATAGACAACATTTTTAGGGTCGATCTCATCAGATTTCTTATGGAATAAACGCCACTGTGATTTGAGAATCTTGTATTCTCGACTATGCTTATTGAGTGATCTAGTGAGAGCGATTCGACAACTGTCTAAAGCACGTCCGGCTAGCTGAACTATATGAAACCGATCAATAATAATCTTGGCATTCGGGAAAAGTCGGCGAATGAAGCGCTGGTATTGAGCGTTTAAATCAATGACGACTGATTCCACTTGATCACGTTCAAACTTTGAGTAACGATTTTCAAAATAATTGATAATGGTAGAAGATAGTCTATCTGGGAGTTTAACAACTAACTTATGAGTTTGTGCATCACAACAGATAAAAGAAGTTGTATTTTTAATCGAACGAAATTCATCAAAACAAAGATTCTTGGGCAAAACAGGTACTCGATATTGAGGTTTGATCCGTTCGACAATAGTTCTTCGAACACTACTAGCAGAGCAATGACAGATGCGAGCGATAAGTTCACCGTTCAAACCTTCCCTAGCTAATAACATGATCTGATTTTTTAGTTTACGAGAAAGAGTTTGATTAGGCTTAGTCAATTCAGAGGTCGCACCGAAAGTTGTGCGACAATTTTTACATTGATAGCGTTGTTTATGAAGGATCATTTCATAACGTATACCGTTTAAACTTGGTAAACGTACGTGAGCTTTAGCGAAACCATTTTTATTAACAGTGGCAAAGCCACAATTTCGACAACGGCTGATAGGATAAGATAGTACAGCTTTGATCAAAACTAATTTCTCTGTGCCATTATTTAAATTATCGATAACATCAATAACTTTGAGATTAGGGTCTTTAATATTTAGAAGTTTTAGTATACAATCGTTATGGGACATTTAAATTCTCTCCTTTACGTGGTTTGTGGTGAATTCATTGTATAACGAGAGGGCATTAAATGTCCTTTTTTTGCGCAAAAAAACTGGTATGGAATTTTTCATCCATACCAGAAAGTGTATACCCAAATAAAAGAGGCAAAACGTTGATATAACAGCGTTTTGCCTCTTCTTAACTAGTATTAACTTCATTTAAAATGATTCGGGTGAGATTCGAACTCACGACCTACGGTTTAGAAGACCGTTGCTCTATCCAACTGAGCTACCGAACCATCGCAACGAAATTAATTATACCTTTTAAACTATTCTACTGTCAATAATTAGTCTAGAAAAAATTAAGAAATTATCGATAAAGCTTATTCATTTTTT
This window of the Ligilactobacillus faecis genome carries:
- a CDS encoding ISL3 family transposase, encoding MSHNDCILKLLNIKDPNLKVIDVIDNLNNGTEKLVLIKAVLSYPISRCRNCGFATVNKNGFAKAHVRLPSLNGIRYEMILHKQRYQCKNCRTTFGATSELTKPNQTLSRKLKNQIMLLAREGLNGELIARICHCSASSVRRTIVERIKPQYRVPVLPKNLCFDEFRSIKNTTSFICCDAQTHKLVVKLPDRLSSTIINYFENRYSKFERDQVESVVIDLNAQYQRFIRRLFPNAKIIIDRFHIVQLAGRALDSCRIALTRSLNKHSREYKILKSQWRLFHKKSDEIDPKNVVYLRGINEYMTQQNAIDLIINKFSEFKIVYQTYQDITLALKNKDITTLNEVLDSYERTNTEMDTTIRTFRKNRSYLINSVTSKYSNGPLEGINRKIKLLKRSCYGFANQQFFFLRIDCIFA